The Prevotella sp. E9-3 genome has a window encoding:
- a CDS encoding acetate--CoA ligase family protein has translation MINRELLQPKSIVVIGGSNNVHKPGGAIVRNLINGGFDGTLRIVNPKEDEVQGIKVFHAIEELPPTELAILVIPAKMCPDSVKALASQKGTRAFIIISAGFGEETKAGGKLEKNILDICEQYGASLIGPNCIGLLTRHHHSVFTKPIPHLNPKGVDFISGSGATAVFILESAVIKGLQFNSVWSIGNGKQIGIEDVLQYMDEHFDPENDSHIKLLYIENISNPDKLLFHASSLIRKGCRIAAIKSGSSESGSRAASSHTGAIASSDSAVEALFRKAGIVRCFSREELTTVGCIFESLERTAEATQSASTRSANNSSLFTLHSSLRIAIVTHAGGPGVMLTDALSKGGLLVPKIEGPAAEELKAQLFPGSSVANPIDILATGTPEQLGIAIDYCENKFDEIDAIMVIFGTPGLVTLYETYDVLHKKILECKKPIFPILPSLHTAGPEVEEFLKKGHVNFSDEVTLATALTQIMKTPAPAPPEIELFGVDVPRIREIISNLSPSSLEERNGYVSPEVVRQLFDCAGIPMVPELVSTSKEELTAFAQKVGYPVVAKVVGPVHKSDVGGVALNIRTAEHLALEFDRMMQIPDATAIMVQKMISGTELFIGAKYEKRFGHVVLCGLGGIFVEVLKDVSSGLAPLSYNEAYSMIHSLRGYKILKGTRGQKGINEQKYAEIIVRLSTLLRFATEIKEMDINPLLADGQNVVAVDARIRIEKD, from the coding sequence ATGATTAACCGAGAACTATTACAACCGAAGAGCATTGTCGTCATAGGCGGCTCTAACAATGTGCACAAGCCTGGAGGCGCTATTGTGCGAAATCTGATAAACGGTGGTTTCGATGGAACCTTGCGTATTGTCAACCCAAAAGAAGACGAGGTGCAGGGCATCAAAGTGTTTCATGCCATTGAGGAACTGCCACCTACTGAACTGGCCATTTTAGTGATTCCGGCCAAGATGTGTCCTGACAGTGTGAAAGCGTTAGCCTCACAGAAAGGAACACGTGCTTTCATCATTATCTCAGCAGGATTTGGCGAAGAGACGAAAGCCGGTGGAAAACTGGAGAAGAATATCCTGGACATCTGCGAACAATATGGAGCCTCGCTCATCGGTCCGAACTGCATCGGACTGCTGACACGCCACCATCATTCTGTGTTCACGAAACCGATTCCACATCTGAATCCTAAAGGTGTAGATTTTATCAGTGGTTCGGGTGCAACGGCGGTATTTATCCTGGAAAGTGCGGTTATCAAAGGTTTGCAGTTCAATAGCGTGTGGTCTATTGGTAATGGAAAGCAGATAGGCATTGAGGACGTGCTGCAATATATGGACGAGCACTTTGACCCGGAAAACGATTCGCACATAAAGCTCCTCTATATTGAGAACATCTCCAATCCCGACAAACTACTATTCCACGCCAGTTCACTAATAAGGAAGGGCTGTAGGATTGCCGCCATCAAATCGGGGTCGAGCGAGAGTGGAAGTCGTGCAGCTTCGAGTCACACAGGTGCTATTGCCAGCAGCGATTCGGCAGTAGAAGCCCTATTCCGTAAAGCGGGCATCGTAAGATGTTTCTCGCGTGAAGAGTTGACCACTGTAGGCTGTATCTTTGAGAGTTTGGAGCGTACAGCTGAAGCCACACAATCTGCTTCCACTCGCTCTGCAAATAATTCTTCACTTTTCACTCTTCACTCTTCACTCAGAATTGCTATCGTCACCCATGCCGGCGGACCGGGCGTGATGCTCACCGATGCATTGTCGAAAGGTGGTCTTCTGGTACCTAAGATTGAAGGACCTGCTGCCGAAGAGCTGAAAGCCCAACTATTTCCTGGTTCATCGGTTGCCAACCCTATCGACATATTGGCTACAGGAACGCCCGAGCAGCTTGGTATAGCAATTGATTATTGCGAAAACAAATTCGACGAGATTGATGCCATTATGGTAATATTCGGTACGCCAGGACTAGTCACGCTATACGAAACCTATGACGTATTGCACAAGAAGATACTGGAGTGCAAGAAGCCTATTTTCCCTATTCTGCCAAGCTTGCATACCGCTGGTCCTGAGGTAGAAGAATTCTTGAAGAAAGGTCATGTCAATTTCAGTGATGAGGTGACACTGGCAACTGCCCTCACACAGATTATGAAGACACCGGCACCTGCTCCGCCAGAGATAGAACTCTTTGGAGTTGACGTGCCTCGCATACGTGAAATTATCAGCAATCTATCTCCGAGTTCTCTTGAAGAAAGGAACGGATACGTTAGTCCGGAAGTGGTGCGTCAGTTGTTCGACTGTGCTGGCATTCCTATGGTACCGGAACTTGTAAGCACCTCAAAAGAAGAACTGACAGCCTTTGCCCAAAAAGTTGGCTATCCTGTTGTGGCCAAGGTGGTAGGACCTGTACACAAGAGTGATGTTGGCGGTGTGGCACTGAACATCCGCACAGCTGAACACCTTGCACTTGAGTTCGACCGAATGATGCAGATTCCTGACGCAACTGCCATCATGGTTCAGAAAATGATCAGTGGTACAGAGCTCTTCATTGGCGCTAAATACGAGAAACGTTTCGGGCATGTGGTGCTATGCGGACTGGGCGGTATCTTTGTAGAAGTATTGAAGGACGTATCGAGTGGCTTAGCACCGCTTAGCTATAACGAAGCCTATTCAATGATTCACTCACTCCGCGGCTATAAGATACTGAAAGGCACACGCGGGCAGAAAGGAATCAACGAGCAGAAATATGCCGAGATTATTGTGCGCCTCTCTACCCTACTACGCTTTGCCACTGAAATAAAGGAAATGGACATCAACCCGCTGTTGGCCGACGGTCAGAATGTGGTGGCCGTTGATGCCCGAATACGTATCGAAAAGGATTAA
- the meaB gene encoding methylmalonyl Co-A mutase-associated GTPase MeaB produces the protein MEHPENSAEFAGLQVNSGVEQQSIVNPYLQRNRFKRRELSVGEMVEGILKGDVTILSQAVTLVESANPDHYQKAQEVIDRLLPYSGNSIRVGISGVPGAGKSTSIDEFGMHILKEKGGKLAVLAIDPSSERTKGSILGDKTRMEKLALHPDSFIRPSPSAGSLGGVARKTRETIILCEAAGYDKIFVETVGVGQSETACHSMVDFFLLIQVAGTGDELQGIKRGIMEISDGIVINKCDGDNVDRCHMAATNFRNALHFFPKPESGWLPRVLCYSGFYGLGIKEIWDMIYEYIGFVKDNGYFDLRRNEQAKYWMYESINEHLRLNFYNNPLIQQQLTEAERTVLSGQKTSFVAAQDLLDMYFKNL, from the coding sequence ATGGAACATCCCGAGAATAGTGCAGAATTTGCAGGACTGCAAGTGAACAGCGGCGTTGAACAACAGTCCATCGTCAATCCCTACCTGCAGCGTAACCGTTTCAAACGTCGTGAACTGTCAGTGGGCGAAATGGTTGAAGGCATCCTCAAAGGCGATGTCACCATTCTCTCACAGGCTGTGACCCTCGTAGAGAGTGCCAATCCTGACCATTATCAGAAGGCACAGGAAGTGATAGACCGGTTGCTGCCTTATAGCGGAAACAGTATTCGTGTGGGTATCAGTGGCGTGCCTGGAGCAGGTAAGTCCACCAGTATCGATGAGTTTGGCATGCACATTCTGAAAGAGAAAGGCGGCAAGCTGGCTGTGCTTGCCATCGACCCTTCCAGTGAGCGTACCAAAGGCAGTATTTTAGGCGATAAGACACGCATGGAGAAACTTGCTCTTCACCCCGATTCCTTTATCCGTCCTAGTCCGTCTGCAGGTTCTTTGGGAGGTGTTGCCCGCAAAACCCGTGAGACCATTATCTTGTGTGAGGCTGCCGGTTACGACAAAATCTTTGTTGAAACCGTGGGCGTTGGTCAGAGTGAGACAGCCTGCCATTCTATGGTCGATTTCTTCTTGTTGATTCAGGTGGCAGGAACGGGCGATGAGCTGCAGGGCATCAAACGTGGCATCATGGAAATCAGCGATGGTATTGTCATCAACAAGTGCGATGGCGACAATGTGGACCGTTGCCACATGGCGGCTACCAATTTCCGTAATGCGCTCCATTTCTTCCCCAAACCCGAAAGCGGATGGCTGCCACGGGTGCTTTGCTATAGTGGTTTCTATGGCTTGGGAATCAAGGAAATTTGGGATATGATCTACGAGTATATTGGTTTTGTGAAGGACAATGGCTATTTCGACCTGCGCCGAAATGAACAGGCTAAGTATTGGATGTACGAGAGTATTAATGAACACCTGCGACTGAATTTCTACAACAATCCACTTATTCAGCAGCAACTCACCGAAGCAGAACGTACCGTTCTTTCCGGACAAAAAACCAGTTTCGTTGCCGCGCAGGACTTGCTTGACATGTACTTCAAGAACCTCTAA
- a CDS encoding alpha-2-macroglobulin family protein — MMKKIFLALIFLSVFSTGIVKAQSYNSLWNKVEDAERQDLPQTERKVLGQLIAKAEREAQYGHLLKALLKDGQVAVAVSPDSLTPFVERLQQREQKAKTIPLQAVYQAVLGHIYTTQPTLGDNSKNIGRSYQQKAMSHPKELAAVKAADYQPLLVKGSDGFYYGDNLLSAIAYETGQFKALHAYYLTTPNRVAQLLSGIEWLKAETDRSKIIITHKKDVARFDSLMVHYADLPECGEAAIARYKKSEELIGITEKQMIDYIDEALKRWGTWKRMDVLRNEKALLTMPFFHIAFDELLMIPSQEKKIDLKLRNLHSLTMKVYRVNVSGDTSLDPSNKKDYEQLKKLLTPMPEATITKQFLPYLPYEQFKDSMFVKGLPAGVYMLEFSSQPQTETIHTLLFVSDVRLLQYDLPRDKKRFVVVDATTGQPMKDASIRLSVRKNGLNDKKETITLATDKEGECIFDCGKDVITSVYAFTDTDVYSPSTESRRTYHYYNNNRNLNRVSVFTDRAIYRPGQKVQVAAILYTTRHGIEHEPQTGKKVEVNLRDANYKEVAHCELTTDEYGLVNTEFLLPSKGLSGRYSVTVDGQTHYFSVEEYKRPTFQVEFPKIEQNYREGDTLTVRASAMSYAGVPVQGARVKYTVERRVAWWWFNYYRYWEQAGIGVGSDSEQLFQGETTTDRNGHFEVSMPMVMPKGASPQFYNFVVTADVTDAAGESHQGELSLPLGNRQTVLTVDLEEKILIEKSEPMKFHWLNAAGNDVNAVVRYQIDGGKWKEIQSNTSVALPQLKSGRHELLAVCGTDSLKRSFVVFSLDDTRPAVETDNWFFLSANQFANDTDPVTLQVGSSADIHIVYTILAGDTVIEQGSVNRSGELLNRKFVYKEEYGNGLTLSFAWIRNGKTYTFSDEIRRPVPNKNLLLKWETFRDRLIPGQQEEWTLTILSPTGGKMEGASLMATLYDKSLDQLMGHQWKFDPQVWLPLAYSSWISGQRYGFYKFASRRLDLKDVEPLKFWQFDADVFPNVRSNGRMRLRGAKPMMMNARSKASDDMLEEVVITGFGGKNTDELASSDAPIGYYNVQENLNTSKKGTQQLRQNLQETAFFFPSLISDADGRVSLKFTLPESLTTWRFMGLAHTKDMMYGMLDGETVAKKDVMIQPNVPRFLRQGDEAVLTARVFNTSDEVIEGTVRLELLDAERNFVVFSKQVNCLLEANNTVAVSIPVEADVLNGHTLLICKMMVTGEDFSDGEQHYLPVLPNREQVTVTVPFVQTEPGTKTITLPVVPQQENGKLTVEYTNNPAWLMIQSLPSLAHPHDNCAICQAASLYTNGLGRYIVDQNPSIKSVFDTWMNEEQHSRRKNTSLYSSLEKNDELKDLLLSETPWVADADRERDQKQRLVDFFDETVMNDRLESAVKQLKALQNADGSWSWWNGMEGSYYMTVEVSQMLVRLQQMTASQNTSDYRKDVALMLSKAFNYMDGKVYEMVKQMKEDEKKGHKQAFPSHKALQYLYIYAIDGRKPSANMASSHSYLKNLLKKEGRNLTIYDKAMASIVLQSPMFLKSLHEWSSYKEDVGRYYDTPRALYSWRDYRIPTQVAVIEAFKRLLPSDTKSIRQLQQWLLHEKRAQAWDTPINTVEAIYAFFDGQQEVLDNQPQSVLKIDGKPLVGNRSSQSSSSIGYVKSSVPVAADAEAPQALTVEKTSSVTSWGAVYMQYMQDVKDIDAQGSELSVNRQLLVEKDGRFVPLEGREAVLRVGSRIRVRLTIDAKRDLDFVELIDKRAACLEPLNQLSGYHHGAYVSPKDHSTQYFFNVMAKGRRVVETEYYVDRVGRYETGVCTVQCAYAPEYRATTHSMTLIVTE; from the coding sequence ATGATGAAGAAAATCTTTTTAGCTTTGATTTTCCTGTCTGTATTTTCTACAGGAATAGTAAAAGCACAGTCATATAACTCTTTGTGGAATAAAGTTGAAGATGCCGAACGTCAGGATCTTCCCCAAACAGAACGTAAGGTGCTCGGCCAGTTGATTGCCAAGGCCGAACGTGAGGCTCAATATGGTCATCTGCTTAAAGCGTTGCTGAAAGACGGACAGGTTGCTGTGGCCGTGTCGCCCGACTCTCTGACTCCTTTCGTTGAGCGTCTTCAGCAGCGTGAACAAAAAGCAAAAACTATTCCCCTTCAGGCTGTCTATCAGGCTGTGTTGGGACATATCTATACCACACAGCCCACTTTAGGAGATAACAGTAAAAACATTGGCCGGTCCTATCAGCAAAAGGCAATGAGCCATCCGAAGGAACTTGCTGCTGTGAAAGCTGCCGACTATCAGCCGTTGTTAGTGAAAGGTTCCGATGGTTTCTATTATGGCGACAATCTGCTGAGTGCCATTGCTTACGAAACAGGACAGTTCAAGGCCCTTCATGCTTACTATCTTACCACCCCGAACCGTGTTGCGCAGTTGCTGTCGGGTATTGAATGGCTGAAGGCGGAAACTGATCGTTCTAAAATAATAATAACACATAAAAAAGATGTGGCTCGCTTCGACTCGCTGATGGTTCACTATGCTGATCTCCCCGAATGTGGTGAGGCTGCTATTGCGCGTTATAAAAAGTCAGAGGAATTGATTGGTATCACAGAGAAACAAATGATAGATTATATCGATGAGGCTTTGAAACGTTGGGGAACATGGAAACGTATGGATGTTCTTCGAAATGAAAAGGCCTTACTTACAATGCCTTTCTTTCATATAGCTTTCGACGAATTGTTGATGATACCCAGTCAAGAGAAGAAGATAGACCTTAAATTGCGCAATCTTCATTCTTTAACCATGAAGGTGTATCGTGTCAATGTCAGTGGCGATACATCACTTGACCCTTCAAACAAAAAAGACTATGAGCAATTGAAAAAGTTGCTTACGCCCATGCCTGAGGCTACCATTACCAAACAATTCTTACCCTATCTTCCTTATGAACAATTTAAGGATTCAATGTTCGTCAAAGGTCTGCCTGCAGGTGTCTATATGCTTGAGTTCAGTTCGCAACCTCAGACAGAAACGATACACACTCTTCTCTTTGTGAGTGATGTGCGCTTGCTACAGTACGACCTGCCCCGTGACAAGAAGCGCTTTGTTGTAGTTGATGCTACCACTGGTCAGCCCATGAAGGATGCTTCGATACGACTTTCTGTTCGCAAGAACGGCCTGAATGACAAGAAGGAGACCATCACACTGGCTACTGACAAAGAGGGTGAGTGTATTTTCGACTGTGGGAAAGATGTGATTACTTCTGTATATGCATTTACGGATACTGACGTGTATTCTCCTTCCACAGAGTCTCGCAGAACCTATCATTACTATAACAACAACCGCAATTTGAATCGCGTGTCTGTCTTTACCGATCGGGCTATCTATCGCCCAGGTCAGAAAGTACAAGTTGCAGCCATCCTCTATACTACCCGTCATGGAATTGAGCATGAGCCACAGACAGGGAAAAAAGTGGAAGTAAACTTGCGCGATGCCAATTATAAAGAAGTGGCTCATTGCGAACTGACCACTGATGAATACGGTTTGGTGAATACAGAATTTCTGTTACCCTCCAAAGGCCTTTCCGGAAGGTATTCTGTAACTGTTGATGGTCAGACTCACTATTTCAGCGTTGAAGAATATAAACGTCCTACCTTCCAGGTGGAGTTTCCAAAGATTGAACAGAACTATCGCGAAGGCGATACCCTTACTGTCCGAGCCTCAGCTATGAGCTATGCAGGAGTGCCTGTTCAAGGAGCCCGTGTGAAATACACCGTTGAACGGCGCGTGGCTTGGTGGTGGTTCAACTATTATCGTTACTGGGAACAGGCAGGAATAGGAGTTGGCTCCGATTCTGAGCAGTTGTTCCAAGGTGAGACTACGACCGACCGGAATGGCCATTTCGAAGTCTCTATGCCGATGGTAATGCCAAAGGGCGCTTCTCCTCAGTTCTACAATTTCGTGGTAACAGCCGATGTGACCGATGCTGCCGGCGAGAGTCACCAGGGTGAATTGTCGCTGCCTTTGGGAAATCGTCAGACGGTACTTACTGTTGATCTTGAAGAAAAGATTCTTATTGAAAAATCCGAGCCTATGAAATTCCATTGGCTCAATGCTGCCGGCAACGATGTGAATGCAGTGGTTCGCTATCAGATAGATGGCGGAAAATGGAAAGAAATTCAGAGCAATACATCAGTTGCCTTGCCACAGCTGAAGAGTGGACGCCACGAGCTGTTGGCTGTTTGTGGCACCGATTCGTTGAAACGTTCGTTTGTCGTGTTCTCGCTCGATGACACACGTCCGGCTGTTGAGACCGACAACTGGTTCTTCCTTTCAGCCAATCAGTTTGCTAATGATACCGATCCTGTCACCCTTCAGGTAGGCTCTTCTGCCGATATACATATTGTCTATACCATTCTGGCAGGCGATACCGTCATTGAACAAGGTTCCGTTAATCGTTCGGGTGAACTGCTGAATAGAAAGTTCGTCTATAAGGAAGAATATGGCAATGGCCTTACGCTAAGTTTTGCGTGGATACGCAATGGCAAGACTTATACATTCTCTGATGAGATACGTCGTCCTGTACCCAACAAGAATCTTTTATTGAAATGGGAGACTTTCCGCGACCGGCTCATCCCTGGTCAGCAGGAAGAGTGGACATTGACCATTCTTTCGCCCACAGGAGGCAAGATGGAGGGCGCTTCACTGATGGCAACCCTCTACGACAAGAGTCTCGATCAGTTGATGGGTCATCAATGGAAGTTTGATCCTCAAGTCTGGCTGCCATTAGCATACTCTTCGTGGATAAGTGGTCAGCGTTATGGTTTCTATAAATTTGCATCACGCCGTCTTGACCTGAAAGATGTTGAGCCTTTAAAGTTCTGGCAGTTCGACGCTGATGTGTTCCCCAATGTCCGTTCCAATGGTCGGATGAGATTGAGAGGTGCTAAGCCAATGATGATGAATGCACGCTCCAAGGCATCCGATGATATGTTAGAAGAAGTGGTAATAACAGGCTTTGGAGGGAAAAATACAGACGAACTGGCATCGTCAGATGCACCGATTGGATATTATAATGTTCAGGAAAACCTTAACACATCGAAGAAAGGAACTCAGCAGCTGCGCCAGAATTTGCAGGAAACAGCTTTCTTCTTCCCCAGTCTTATCTCTGATGCCGACGGTCGCGTATCGTTGAAGTTCACCCTGCCTGAGAGTCTTACCACTTGGCGCTTTATGGGACTTGCCCATACTAAGGACATGATGTATGGAATGCTTGATGGCGAGACCGTAGCTAAAAAGGATGTGATGATTCAGCCCAACGTGCCCCGTTTCCTGCGTCAGGGCGATGAGGCTGTGCTGACGGCACGTGTGTTTAACACCAGTGATGAGGTGATAGAAGGAACCGTTCGCCTCGAACTGCTGGATGCTGAACGCAATTTCGTTGTGTTCAGCAAACAAGTGAACTGTCTTCTCGAAGCCAACAATACGGTAGCTGTGAGCATTCCTGTTGAAGCGGATGTGCTGAACGGTCATACCCTTTTGATTTGCAAGATGATGGTGACAGGTGAAGATTTTAGTGATGGCGAACAACATTATCTTCCTGTATTGCCTAATCGTGAGCAGGTTACAGTTACCGTACCTTTCGTTCAGACAGAACCAGGTACAAAGACGATTACCCTTCCAGTCGTTCCTCAGCAAGAAAACGGAAAACTGACCGTTGAATACACCAACAATCCTGCTTGGCTGATGATTCAGTCGCTACCCTCACTGGCCCATCCTCACGACAACTGTGCCATCTGTCAGGCAGCCTCTCTCTATACCAACGGACTTGGCCGGTATATTGTTGACCAGAATCCTAGCATAAAGTCTGTCTTTGACACTTGGATGAATGAAGAGCAGCACTCACGGAGAAAGAATACTTCACTCTATTCTTCGCTCGAAAAGAATGACGAACTGAAAGACCTTTTGCTCAGTGAAACTCCTTGGGTGGCAGATGCCGACCGTGAGCGTGATCAGAAACAACGCCTCGTCGATTTCTTTGATGAGACCGTAATGAACGACCGCCTTGAGTCGGCTGTCAAACAATTGAAGGCTCTTCAGAATGCCGATGGCTCTTGGAGCTGGTGGAATGGTATGGAAGGTTCATACTATATGACCGTTGAGGTGAGTCAGATGCTGGTTCGCCTGCAGCAGATGACGGCCAGTCAGAATACTTCCGACTATCGGAAAGATGTGGCATTGATGCTCTCAAAAGCCTTCAATTATATGGACGGCAAAGTATATGAAATGGTGAAACAGATGAAGGAAGATGAGAAGAAAGGTCATAAGCAGGCCTTCCCCTCTCACAAGGCGCTTCAATACCTTTATATATATGCTATCGATGGACGGAAGCCTTCGGCCAATATGGCTTCTTCTCATTCCTATTTGAAGAACCTGCTGAAGAAAGAAGGGCGAAACCTCACCATCTACGACAAGGCCATGGCCAGCATCGTGCTCCAATCGCCGATGTTCCTCAAGAGTCTTCACGAGTGGAGTTCTTATAAGGAAGATGTGGGCCGATACTACGACACGCCACGTGCCCTCTATTCGTGGCGCGACTATCGTATTCCTACCCAAGTGGCAGTCATTGAGGCTTTCAAACGTCTGTTGCCCAGCGATACAAAATCCATTCGTCAGCTGCAGCAATGGCTGCTCCACGAGAAACGTGCCCAGGCTTGGGATACGCCCATCAATACTGTTGAGGCCATCTATGCTTTCTTTGATGGTCAGCAGGAAGTACTGGACAATCAGCCGCAGTCTGTATTGAAAATCGATGGAAAGCCTTTGGTGGGAAACCGCTCCAGTCAGTCGTCTTCGTCCATCGGCTATGTAAAGTCGTCAGTCCCTGTAGCAGCCGATGCTGAGGCCCCACAAGCACTTACCGTCGAGAAAACCTCTTCAGTAACCAGTTGGGGCGCTGTCTATATGCAGTACATGCAGGACGTGAAAGATATCGATGCTCAGGGTAGCGAACTCAGTGTGAACCGCCAACTGCTGGTAGAGAAAGACGGTCGCTTTGTACCACTGGAAGGTCGTGAGGCCGTACTCCGTGTGGGCAGTCGTATTCGTGTGCGCCTCACTATTGATGCTAAGCGCGACCTCGATTTTGTTGAGCTGATCGACAAGCGGGCTGCCTGTCTTGAACCCTTGAACCAACTCAGTGGTTATCACCACGGTGCCTATGTGTCGCCCAAGGACCATTCAACTCAGTATTTCTTCAATGTCATGGCCAAAGGACGCCGTGTCGTAGAGACAGAATACTATGTGGACCGTGTCGGCCGTTACGAAACAGGCGTGTGCACCGTTCAGTGTGCCTATGCGCCCGAATACCGTGCTACCACTCATTCAATGACCCTTATCGTGACTGAATAA
- a CDS encoding T9SS type A sorting domain-containing protein — translation MITFRNFITCLLLTVSSVVLADDYAYLTIVQTNEATHFEVGNINKITFDETDMILHLTNGTEQKLPLETLSKMFFSADPTNISTLDNEKSNFTVRDGKLYVDNLKGDYINIYDLSGKVIRSIKAQDAQKGIKLDGMIKGTYIVKAGTETKKFTSK, via the coding sequence ATGATTACTTTCCGTAACTTTATTACTTGTCTGCTCTTGACGGTTAGCAGCGTGGTTTTGGCAGACGACTACGCATATCTGACGATTGTCCAAACCAACGAGGCAACACACTTTGAAGTCGGCAATATCAATAAGATTACTTTTGATGAAACCGACATGATTCTTCACCTGACCAACGGTACTGAACAGAAGTTGCCACTAGAAACTCTGTCCAAGATGTTTTTTAGTGCCGACCCTACCAACATCTCAACATTGGATAACGAGAAATCGAACTTCACAGTACGCGATGGTAAACTTTATGTTGACAATCTGAAGGGTGACTATATTAACATTTACGATTTAAGTGGTAAGGTAATTCGTTCCATCAAGGCGCAAGATGCTCAGAAAGGCATCAAACTTGATGGCATGATAAAAGGAACTTACATCGTAAAAGCAGGAACAGAAACGAAGAAATTCACAAGCAAATAA
- a CDS encoding DUF1573 domain-containing protein — protein MQKKLLFTLLLALGILTAQAQKLVCDHPTLNCGKTSYMVPITATFELQNKSSRRVFIEDVHPDCGCTKVNVSKAELGGGEKCTIKLSYDARMLGHFEKTAAVTYRGRQGEVAAPVFLKMKGVVLTELTDYSGTYPYAMGDLLADKNVLEFDDVNKGDHPQQIINVVNNGDRLMQPNIQHLPSYLEAESVPTELLPGKSGKIVLTLNSESIHDFGLTQTTVHLASQLGEIVSSETEVPVSVVLLPDLTNFEGKNKQYAPKMTLSTDSLILGLVDGKLRKKGELTITNSGRIDLDISSIQMFTGGLRLTLGKRILQPGEQTKLKITANLAQLKKARSKPRVLMITNDPDASKVVIPIIVKSKK, from the coding sequence ATGCAGAAAAAGTTATTGTTTACCCTCTTACTCGCCCTTGGCATTTTAACAGCCCAGGCTCAGAAACTCGTTTGCGACCACCCCACGCTGAACTGTGGAAAGACCAGCTATATGGTGCCCATTACGGCCACCTTTGAACTGCAGAACAAGAGTTCCCGCCGTGTGTTTATTGAGGATGTGCACCCCGACTGCGGATGCACTAAAGTCAATGTATCGAAAGCCGAACTGGGAGGCGGCGAGAAATGTACCATCAAGCTGAGCTATGATGCCCGTATGCTGGGCCATTTTGAAAAAACGGCTGCCGTGACTTATCGTGGCAGGCAGGGCGAAGTGGCTGCTCCTGTCTTTCTGAAGATGAAAGGTGTGGTGCTCACCGAACTGACCGACTATAGCGGTACTTATCCCTATGCCATGGGCGACCTGCTGGCTGATAAGAACGTATTGGAGTTTGACGATGTGAACAAAGGCGACCATCCTCAGCAGATTATTAATGTGGTGAACAATGGCGACCGCCTTATGCAGCCCAACATCCAGCATCTGCCATCGTATTTGGAGGCTGAGTCGGTGCCCACTGAACTTCTGCCGGGAAAGAGCGGCAAAATCGTTCTTACCCTGAACTCAGAGTCAATCCACGATTTCGGTCTTACCCAGACTACGGTTCATCTGGCTAGTCAGTTGGGCGAGATAGTAAGCAGCGAGACCGAAGTGCCGGTATCGGTAGTGCTCTTACCCGACCTTACCAACTTTGAGGGTAAGAACAAGCAATATGCACCTAAGATGACCCTCTCGACCGATTCGCTGATATTAGGCCTTGTGGATGGAAAACTACGTAAGAAAGGCGAGTTGACAATTACTAATAGCGGTCGTATTGATCTCGATATCTCGTCTATCCAGATGTTTACCGGAGGCCTTCGGCTGACATTGGGTAAGCGCATCCTTCAGCCTGGTGAGCAGACCAAACTGAAGATCACGGCCAATCTTGCCCAATTGAAAAAGGCTCGCTCAAAACCCCGCGTGCTCATGATTACAAACGATCCCGATGCCTCGAAAGTGGTAATACCGATAATAGTGAAAAGTAAAAAGTGA